In Parasteatoda tepidariorum isolate YZ-2023 chromosome 8, CAS_Ptep_4.0, whole genome shotgun sequence, the DNA window ccctcgaaactccacattaaatttatttcggtTTTTAGTCAAGATTtaatttacgtgactgaaaccggcttcaaccatataagaacttggaaatgctatcataaatggctgagctatttcgtaaagtTGTACATACGGCAAACGTNcatatttttgcattatatttatatttgtccaaaatttgcttattgttaaatttttaaaaagcgtctttgcttcaaatccccataataattcagcaagctcatcttgcaggttgatgtccacgttttcaatttgagcagaaaatggcacaataatccaatcaAGGATGTCgatgttttccaaatcaacaaaacgcagtttaaaatcgtcgctcaatttttgaagattacttgtatatatttccaaatcttcttttatttctaattgtcacatatctgaaaaatacagataatccttcgaccaatcgacccttccggttcggatcgacccctggctcagatcgacccccgcttatgttaaatagacccctgggggtctatatagaccactttggcgacctctggtgtagggtataccgggcaaatgtatatcgGGCAGNtatttttttcaaatgcaaatcACTGAGAGCAAGATCTGAACTATAAGATGGATGGTCAAACAATTCACAGTGAAATTTCTGGTGTAGATTTTCTTGTGTGTAATTTGCAGCATCGAGTGAAGCAGTAAAAACGGAATATTCCACGTCGTTTGATCTGAATGGTTTGTCCCAGATGTCTACGGATTATGGGTGCAGAGGAGGCTCCATTACTCTACTAGACTACAAAAACTTATACCAGTGTGTTATATTTTTAGTGATTCGTaggttaataattattgtataaaagCCAGtgcaataaatatcaatttttttctatgcaaaaaataaacttaagtcAGTCAAATATCTTCCATTTTGTTTGGTGACCTTTTGCCATCTTTCTGGCAATTTCATGACCTCATTCTTACAGAACTCCTGATCcttatcagaaaaaaagaaactcgcCCCAAAACAATTTGAGGTCttcattataatttcaatttttcctttttaaaacttccgtaaattttgaaataaatgatggGGGATCTAAGATCCAATAAATGTGTTCATCCTACAAAAGATGTGCGAGACCTATCGTTGTCAAAGAATACAATTCCTTTGCAATCCCCCCCCCATGTCtttccaaaaaattatgtttcatttttttttttaaatggaccTTGGGAAATTTACTTTCTGAAAGACCCCTCCCCATACACAATATTACCTGAATTAAGGTACTTTCTCTTGTGAAGATTACTCTCtcttttgaatttctttaaatcagGTTCACCAAATATGTAAGTCGGATAATATACCTCGAAATCCTCCAAAAAAGAATAAGAAGCAAAGGCAATACAAAAAGTAGGCCGAACTCTCAAGCTCTCTAACTGTTTTTTTAAGCCATACTCAAATGATGAAATATACTGCTCGCATGCATCATTGTAATCTGGTACATCATCCTGAACGTTAACTTCAGCTACCtggaaaatacaataattaaaaatgacacatctgataatttcaaaacttaggATAAATAGCAGCGAATGAAGGGAAGCTTTTCATTTGGCAATTCcctcaaaattatgaaattttttattagaaaaatttaagatgaaTCTTTATGCaggaaattctaaatttcttccctCTTAGATAGATTTTAGACACAAGGAGGTCAAAACTTTTACTATCAAACCAATTATTTCCTGCATATTTAGTTTAGGGTGAATCAAATAAGGCCAAAAAGTTACGGCATTATAAGCTATTCAGTAAACtgcaaataaaaactaaattttttgacatatacACTACTGcccattaaaattgctacaccatGAACATGAAATTTGCAGGACTGATGAAGCATGTTTTGGTAAGCAAATGATTAGCTTATCAGCGCATTCATGAAAAGCAGTACGATGTGTATGAAAAAAGAGATTTGACAGTAAGTTTCTCATACAGAAATTGAGTTTGAGCGTTGCTCttgggtaaaaaagtttttgttatgcCCCGTGTCAGAAAGAAAAATGCCTGCCAGCACGCGTCTGAGTTTAATCGAAGTCGAATTGTGGCCTACGGGGATTACGGTTTATCATACTGAAGTATTGCTGCTCGCGTTGCTCGACATTCCATGACTGTTAACAGAATATTGAATCGATGGGTTCATGACCCTCATATGGAACGCCGTGCAGGATCTCAGCGGCCCCCCATCGCTAACAACCGAGAAGATAGACATATTATCCACATGGCCTTAAGGGATCGTACAGCTACGTCACGAACCCTGAATCAACAAGTGTCTACATGAACAGTTCAACGACGTTTTCAATAGCACGAACTGTCAGCACGGTGACCATGACTTCGGCGCTGACCCTTGACGCTGCATCAACGACGAACATGGACGCAGGAATGGCACGACATCGTCTTTTCAGACAAATCCAGGTTCTGTATACAGGATCATGATGGCCGCATCCGTATTAGACGACATAGTGGTGAACGACCATTGGCAACTTGCATTCGACATCGTCATACTGGCCCATCACCTGGAGTAATAGTATGAGGTGCCATTGGAGACACGTCTCGATCATCTCTTGTTCGCATTGCCGGCACTTTGAACAGCAGCTGCAACATTTCTGATGTGTTAGGGCCAGTTGCTCTGCCTTATCTTCGAGGCCTCCATAGCGCTACGTTTCAGCAGAACAATGCACGACCTCATGCTGACTGCACTGTCCTGACCTTTCTTGACTCAGAACATGTTCGCCTGTTGCCCTGGTCAGCACGTTTTCCTGATATCTCACCAATTGAAAACGTCTGGTCAATGGTTGTCGAATGACGGACACGCCACCTATCGTCAGTCACTACGGCCGATGAATTGTGGCATAATGTTGAAGCTGCATGGTATGCTGCACCCGTCCATGCTGTCCAATCTCTGTTCGACTCGATGCCCAGGAGAATAACTGCTGTAATTGCTGCCAAGGGATGCTGCTCCGAGTACTGGTTTCTCAGGATCTATACATCCAAAAttcctgaaaatttaatcacttgttcTTTCAACTATAATGCATGTGCCCAATAAATATCGTTCTGTTACTTGCATTCGttcctggtgtagcaattttaataaagtcaGTAGTGTACTTACatgtatatacatttatttatttctcttaaatgcatatttattatgtatttgtagtgtatctaccactacaaaagtaCAATTCCAACTccctagtatataaaacatgttaactcgattctatggtggggtaccttttcgtagatgaaggttgacattgtcgataactttccccacattggtgacctttaCGAGATGTGAACATATTCACCGTGgcagaaactcccacttcgatttgaacacatctacttcgatggatggttcaCATTTAACAGTTGACTTCAAACTTGTGATATTGTCCTCCTCACGCCATTGCTTCTctgtctcgatcacacacaacgtgcACACTCGGCTGCTGAATGCCGCATAGGAGTGACCAGGACCGTGATCTTAATACAACTCTCTCGTCTTCTCACAAAACGGCAATATATCAgctagtggtatccattcagCGAATTCTATcactgataaaattctggtgttGGAGTACTGTAgtttatctaccactacaaaaatataattccaactccctagtatataagacatgttaactcgattctaggGTGGGGTTTCTTTTCATAGATAAAGGTTGACACTGTCGATAACTACACTCcccacaatatattttaatgactagtagtgtatatatatatatatatttctcttacacggcgacaaaaaaaaagcctcattacaactccccgaatggcaacgctggaaaatcgacccatgattgccgctaaaaatgtcacatgccaaatctagctgagatgactcaacatatagcgcttttaaaaacggaaactgaaataaccagagagagcataagctaggcagaagtgagtgaagtagtctttgtcgatcgatctctattttagtattttgtcgaaagctctttttttcgcgaatttatttgacgatttttgatttatattacgaatttatttgttttactagaatttatttgcttatgcaggtttttccattgcaattcacttatttcaatttttaatagacttaattatagccaaaattttaacctttttaaagagatatcagttatagaaattttatcttaaaatttcatacacAGATTTTATACTTAAGATtgtagcacatttctaataggtttaacgaattacatgtcgtttatttgaattcaaatttattttaatgacttattatttactaaaaagaggtaatttttttttaaaaaaaagttgttatatggatttgaatgattgttttaaattcttagaattttgtacatttgCAATGCGCCCAAgctagtagcgagcgaagcgaacTTGGTTTGAGTAACAATTTTCGGGGGTtcgcgagcgttagcgagcagggggtgcagcccattagtatatatataattctccaTCCATTGGCAACActatagttattataaattatgcaaggttgtcttaagtaattattcaagtagtgttgaatagttagttatacattaaagatttatttttaataattttgcatttctataaaattaaaacttaggtacatagtaattattataaatttttttatttttgatcctttATGAAATgatggaatattttaaacatgaagaGGGCTTTAGTATCGTACCAATTGTGGTTAGTGTATTAACGACTATGCTCttcttcatctatcaaaaggtgcCTCCAGATTGAATCGAATAAGCAAATcttatatattagtgaattgatgtttaataatcgcagtggtagttacgccactaTACTccaccaccagaattttatcaggaatagaattcgatgaacggataccactagttgcagCTCTGGCGAAAGACCGGGAGAGATGTATTAAGTTCACAGGATTTTGAGTGCTTGaggggagagctgtattaagttcaccgaGTTTTGACGTGACAGCTGTATTAAGTTTATCGTTGTGTGCGTGGTCTTTCCggtgttgctattagcagtgGAGTGTGTGCAGGATTCCGTTATATGTAAATGAGACTGAGAAGCGAGAGTGCGAGGAAACCGATGATGCAGTCACAAATAGCTATTCAATGTGAACCATTAGGCGATATTTTCTATGTAGGCgagttcatatcacgtccgggtcaccaatgtgagGAAAGGATCTCTCTATCAtttcaaccttcatctatcaaaaaataCCTCAAGATGTAATCGAATTTACATGTCTTaaatactagtgaattgatatttaatgattgtagtggtagttaggCCACACCAATTATTGGTGACGAGGCTTGCGTTTTTCAAACAATAGTACAGATATTATACGGGCTCGAGAAATGTGCAAGGAATTATTATAGCACGCAATGGAGAGAATTTTCTATCTTAGATGGAAATTTATACATTAGTTAGATGGAAACTTAGAAAAACTCCCAACttagatggaaataattttaattgaccTGCTGCCTTTTCTATGTTGAAATCAAAGAATGTAGAAAAGATTAATCCAGCTCCTTGAGTACGTGACTAAGTCGGTGAATTGTTCGGTGAGTTACGCTATTACAGAAAAACGATTTACAGGGTGAGCAACAGACTCAGATTTAAGCAAAGTCAGCCAATCAATTTACATATATGGCTGCGTACGCTGTCTCCCGCCAACcgccattttattctttctatgTCAAAATGTGTCAGCAGACTTAAATGTATTCTGAgagaaatatcttaattaatagtACAGTGTTTATCAATAGTGTGAAAATGCAGAACaaaccaacaataaataaaaagagaaagctTTACTTTTTTCACCCTAACCCCAGTAGTGGTTGGGTGGAGAGAAGGGTACAAACCTGTTTCAAGAATTTCTGCTGTTGAGCCCCTAAATGTTGATTTCTTCTTTATATACGGGGACCGCTGCTATCTTAGGGGACTGGTTTACATTATGGCtttagaacttaatttttttttccctatgtATATTCTTTAGCTGAAATACTTACGATGGTTTGTGCGATGAAATGGTTGCTGGACAGATTTCAAATTAGTAGTAAAATTCAATACGAAAAGAATTTTGACAAAACCTcgtgaaaatagttaaaattgaaatcaaggTGCTTCCTAGCGGGCAATGTCTCTCTCTTTGTATACCTGTTAAGGCAGCGGGATGCgattattcttgttttccagtggcgccatctatgtccAAGAATTCGAATtttgccacacccatacgtcacgcccattcattcatcaacagatcgtaattttgacctgaatcagagaacgatctccaattcagtacccccagaggtattgatttgttatgggaacatggaggactttgagactcgacagatttaacgtgcatcagtcaccattttacaacacgggaagtcttcggccggcggggttcgaatccACGAACTTTGGGACATAGGCACCGCGCCCTACTGTCCAAGCTATTCCGGCCTTTTGGTCaatataattgattaaaactGAATAAGGTGTTAGGATTGGTGAagaattagattatttaaatatagctgTTTTGCGCATTTGGCTTAATTACTATTGAAGTTCATGTGTCGTGCAAGATAAGTATGAAAGGTGACAAAGTTGTTCGTCCAGTATGgctagtataaaaataatactataataGGAGGaatttacaatttgaaataaaaaatttcgttcaATACACATcaaattaatctttataaaaattaattttttcgaaaaattaaactatatggGTAAGTTCGAGTTCCATGACATTTGGACTCAATGACGTGAATTGAATCGGtcgtttaatttatataattgttgaattggtatttttttagttaaaaattattaggatTTTATAAAGCTTCacagaaatttatcaatattatattagACTTAAATCAATACGAAGACAATGAAattgataaagataaaataattttattaaaggaaaagaaGTAAATAACATATATTGAGAATATAGTTGAAGACTTAGCTAACAGAAttttgcaaggaaaaaaaagccaCATTTTAAGTGCCTTGCACCTGAgacaaagctataattttaatctacatATATTATCTCACAATAAATACTTATCTAAGGTTCAGAACGGACAAtaacttcattaatttaaaatttaataaattgttttaaaaattgccaaaaagaCGAGAGTTTTCccccaaaatgaaaaatatcaaaataattcctaaattttgtcaaatttttatgagcccagataatggCAGCGttgaaataaagctttaaaatattaaacaatttaaatcacaaaagcttttcattttcacaaaattgtggcttttcttcattttgacgttttccactatttttttaaaattaaagatagcCTAAACTTGACCTAATATCAAGAACAACATTCCAAAACTtacaatagttataaaaatagcatattattcgcattAAGAGTTATATCGAGTAACAACAATACTTtcgaaaaatagctttaaagaTATATACCTAACAAGCATTAATGATTgcggtaaaaaaaatacagtcatGTTATTTAGGTTTAGAGAAATAGCCAACTATTCCAGCCCCAGCAGTTCCAATAGCTGCCTTAGTAGATGCTGCCAGGCCCAGTACACCAGCACTCTGAAGTGATGCGAATAAACTGCCTGCCGCAACATTTCCTATCGAACTCTGAGCGGCAGCTGCCGCGCTGCCAGCTGCAACACCACCCGCTGTGAAACCAGCTGTTGGCAAAGCAACTGTAGCAGCACCAATAAATACGGCTGCTCCTCCTGCTATTTTTGCTCCAAGAACtgaaaaaaagtctaaattagttttcttttttacttcaaaataaattgttcattaCATTATAACTATTTGAATTggtttatttactaaaatgcaATTGAACAATTTTGATATTGAACAGTCACTGGCTATGGTGAGAGAAGGGGTGGATAATCACTTTGATCAGCATGCAAAGGGACCGAGAGTACGAGTTATTGTTCCCCGTTCACCTCTgcttgttgttgtttctaatgcgaCTTGCcatggtgaaaccgagcaaatttaaggcagagtgtgtgTGTTTCTTGTTTCTCAGTGGGgctatctatggccaagaattcgacttctgccacaccttACGttgcacccgtttatagggctgacccattcatacctccattcattcatccacagatcgtaattttgacctgaatcagagaacgatcgatctccaatccagtacccctaGAGCAGTCTTTCCCAaaggtacgcgtacccccaggggtacgcgTTTTTATGCAAagtatcttgcaacaaacgaaattttcaaaaaattttgtttaaaaacaaatctagccgtgaaaatttacgatttcgtactttttttactggccatttttttgcagttaacagttaataattagtggtgtcaacagccagttgtgatatttaacttttgtgtaatttttttatagtaaaaaatacattcatttttttactagtggtacacagcgctacgaaaaatttagaaagggtacacaaaagtcataagtttggaaaacactgccctagaggtattaatttgttatgggaacatggaggatttttgcgactcgacagatttaacgtgcatcagtcacacGGGTAGTTTTCGgtcggcggggttcgaacccacgaactctcggacatgggcccagcgccctaccgaccaggctatcccggccccgtTCACCTCTTCAATCGCAAAGTGCTATACTTCGCACCCAAGTTGTTGGGTTACTAAAGGGGGGAGCCATCTCCTCTGcaaaagatcaaaattgtgatggcatgtcttcgaatcatcctctgTGATATTTCCCAGACCATTGATAGTAGTCCCTTGAGCAGCTCTAGGGCTATTACTagacaattttcaaaaactaggAAAACAATTGaagttaatggaaaaaaaattgcagcaaaCTCAAGtgatatcaattaataaattttttctcgcAAAGTTTCTAgcttcaattcaaaaaatttccaaactaAGGCAACTGGAAGACCTACCCTTTTCCCTGCTGCTTTTGGTGAAAATGCAACTTTTATCCTCTTAGGAGACATGAATGTGATTATGATTGTTGGTGAACATTTCGTCATGTATTgttgtcattttcatttattgaaagatACCGAAgttatgtgatttttaaatattttcctttgacTTACAAATACTTGTAGCGCCATCTGTCAAAAACTTTACGAACTAAAAAAGGACcgaattaaagaattaaaatatttgtataatccCCTAAATTTAcggcaaaagttttttttagattttttttatacctttacCGTTTACCTATAGTAAATTTCTAATAActgttagtttaatttatagtaCAGGAGCAACAAGCAGAAAACAGGTGGTACCTATTCACACAAGGACGAGGACggatttttttagttgattGCAGGTTTAGTTCGCACTAAAAATCTAGAGAAACGTGTCTTTTGGGTACGAATttggaaaaacaattaaaactttaaaaagaaagttatgtGTAGTAACAAAACATGGTGCTTCAAGCtggtaaataatataatattagttcttagaaataaaatttgtacttaAATAAGTAGCAGTAATTCTTTTGACACACTAGAAAAGTGTGAGGgtgcaaaattcattttttttttggccgccatcttgaaaaattccaaataatcgtgactaattacttttataactaaattatgactaactttatttataactaaattacaTTTGCATCAAATGATACAAAAGTAAATTAGTGGATGATTCCTCAATTCactctttaaatattctataatatgATTACTGTGTTGTTGGTAGGAATCGAACATTCGCAAAATCAGACGAAAGAGGTGAATCAATCCACCCTTACAAGATGAATTCATCACGTCCTGATTCAAGATTCTCCTGAAGTCATCACCATGAAGATTTGATAgtgtaaaattgtaaaagtaagtttatttttcataaaatgatagaattccctaaacagttataaataatgaaacctGCTGGAAAACAGGGCCTTATTGTCACACGAAGGTGCCCAGGGCCTTGGgcacagttttttaaaagacacTAAATGTCtgttactaatatttattttttgatacgCATACTTCTAAGTTTTCTAAAACATAATTAGTTTGacttattttgaattacatactttaaagaacaaaaaacgctatatttatatgaatatgaGAATAagaattccttattttttcctAGTTGCAAATAGTATTACTATTAGTATTCTATAAAAGAttcattatttagaatttttttattgaaaaaaaggctatatttcaaaaacttatacaagttttgcttacattttatataacttttgaatttaaaagcgGTTAATTTCTACAGGGGGGTTCAGGCCATGGACACGATTTCACCATAGTTGAGCCCCGTGG includes these proteins:
- the LOC107454195 gene encoding interferon alpha-inducible protein 27-like protein 2A isoform X3 yields the protein MVATSTLILGAKIAGGAAVFIGAATVALPTAGFTAGGVAAGSAAAAAQSSIGNVAAGSLFASLQSAGVLGLAASTKAAIGTAGAGIVGYFSKPK
- the LOC107454195 gene encoding interferon alpha-inducible protein 27-like protein 2A isoform X2, with product MLGKKAARQASVRYCYFIFGTIMVATSTLILGAKIAGGAAVFIGAATVALPTAGFTAGGVAAGSAAAAAQSSIGNVAAGSLFASLQSAGVLGLAASTKAAIGTAGAGIVGYFSKPK